Proteins encoded together in one Aurantiacibacter aquimixticola window:
- a CDS encoding 2Fe-2S iron-sulfur cluster-binding protein — protein sequence MKVQFITRDGDRVLAEATAGEDLLRVAQGAGMPLEGTCEGQMACSTCHVIVARDWFGKLPEASEEEEDMLDLAANVQATSRLSCQILLDETLDGLTVSIPSDSVDARGF from the coding sequence GTGAAGGTCCAATTCATCACGCGCGACGGGGACAGGGTCTTAGCCGAAGCCACTGCGGGCGAAGATCTGCTGCGCGTGGCACAGGGTGCAGGCATGCCTCTGGAGGGAACATGCGAGGGGCAGATGGCCTGCTCCACCTGCCACGTGATCGTCGCGCGCGATTGGTTCGGCAAATTGCCCGAAGCGAGCGAGGAGGAAGAGGACATGCTGGACCTTGCCGCAAACGTGCAGGCCACCAGCCGCCTCTCCTGCCAGATCCTGCTTGACGAGACGCTCGACGGCCTGACCGTGAGCATCCCGTCCGACAGCGTCGACGCGCGGGGCTTCTAA
- a CDS encoding DUF4349 domain-containing protein, whose translation MRQRIFLSGVAVACLALAACSEQAEYGDSVDMAETDVAAESVLQYEAASAPPASADIATLESRPDIPVNLPKMSYIYEYGFRLPAEDIADLQLRHADMCEARGPYVCQIVSQSHSGSVEDGYASGRLELAVIADQARSFGSDLSGAAETAGGEQVTHAITGQDLSKNMIDTEARLRSRIALRDRMMDVLRTRNGSVEELVEAERSVARINEEIDQARSWLEEMRGRVAYTRINIDYASAAAPATTSEILAPAASAISSIGTVLGWMLAFAIVIATIGLPVAAGVYGVRWAKARLKGPAEA comes from the coding sequence ATGCGGCAGAGGATTTTCTTAAGTGGCGTAGCGGTGGCGTGTCTGGCTCTTGCGGCGTGTAGCGAGCAGGCCGAATATGGCGATAGCGTCGACATGGCCGAGACCGACGTGGCGGCTGAAAGCGTGCTGCAGTACGAAGCCGCCAGCGCCCCGCCTGCATCAGCCGATATCGCCACGCTGGAAAGCCGACCGGACATCCCGGTCAATCTTCCGAAAATGTCTTACATTTACGAATACGGCTTTCGCCTTCCCGCCGAAGACATTGCAGACCTGCAATTACGCCACGCCGACATGTGCGAGGCTCGCGGACCTTATGTTTGCCAGATCGTCTCGCAGAGCCATTCCGGCAGCGTGGAGGACGGTTACGCGTCGGGCAGGCTCGAACTCGCGGTGATAGCAGACCAGGCCCGAAGTTTTGGCTCCGACCTCAGCGGCGCGGCGGAAACCGCGGGCGGCGAGCAGGTGACGCATGCGATCACAGGCCAAGACCTCTCGAAGAATATGATCGACACCGAGGCGCGTCTGCGCAGTCGCATCGCCCTTCGCGATCGGATGATGGACGTGCTTCGCACCCGCAATGGCAGTGTCGAAGAGCTGGTCGAGGCCGAGCGCTCCGTCGCGCGCATCAATGAAGAGATCGACCAGGCGCGCAGCTGGCTGGAGGAAATGCGCGGCCGCGTCGCCTACACGCGGATCAATATCGACTATGCCAGCGCCGCCGCTCCCGCGACGACGAGCGAGATACTGGCGCCCGCCGCCAGCGCCATTTCGTCCATCGGGACGGTCCTGGGTTGGATGCTGGCCTTTGCCATCGTCATCGCGACGATCGGTCTGCCAGTTGCTGCCGGTGTGTATGGCGTGCGCTGGGCAAAGGCCCGGCTGAAAGGGCCTGCCGAGGCTTAG